From the genome of Ovis aries strain OAR_USU_Benz2616 breed Rambouillet chromosome 5, ARS-UI_Ramb_v3.0, whole genome shotgun sequence:
agactcaggctggAAGAGAAGCCCTCTGAGTCCCTGGAAGAGAGGTAAGACTCCAAGGCAGGGGATTGGAGGGAGGGTAGTGTTAGAAGTGGGGGCCAGGACTGATGGGAAAGTGGGTCCCCAGACTCCAGACACTTAGGGCAGCTGGTCTGGGGCAGAAACCTGAGGCTGCCCATCCTTACCCAGGACACCCTCCCGGAGCCCAGAGAATGCTCAGGACCCGTGGGCAGAGGAAGCGCTGGATGGCAGCTTCCTGGGGTCTGGAGAAGAACTGGATTTGCTAAGTGAGATATTGGATAGCCTGAGCACGAGAGCCACGCGGACTGGTAGCCTGCGGCCCAGCCAGAGTTTAGACTGCTGCCACAGAGAGGACTTGGACAGCTGCCTCAGCCTGGTGAGAGCCCCACTCCCTGGCCCCCCAGTCCCTCCCCATTTGTCCATCCAACCTGCCAGCGCCTGCTTCATCCAAAGGCCAGCAATCTGccatctcccacccccacccagcctgACATACACGGAAGATCGAGTTGGCAAGCAGATGACGACAAACCTCCAGAGCCCcagcccctgtccctgctgcCTCTGCACACCCCTCAGCCTTCGGATGCCACAAGCTCCGGGAAGCACCCCACTTGCCAACTGCCTTCAGAGGCCAGCCCAGAAATCGAGTCTCCGTCCCAGTCTTTGACAGCTTCTGCAGGCCCCAGCAGCAAAGGGGACCCTGGATCCTCTCCCACCGAGCCCCAGCCTCTctgcttctcccctccccatgaagcaactgaagatcccacagcCCAGGAGGAGCCCTGCTCCCAGCTCTTGGCAGCACCCAGCCAGCCCAGCCCTCCAGAAAGCCCCCGACCTGAGCCCAACTTGGGTGTTACCTGGACATCCCAAGCCCTTGATTCTTTCTCGGATCTGGGTTCCTCAGAGAACCCCGGAGCCCTGCCTTCAGAGGGCCTGCCCGCAGTTCACCTCCAGCCCCTCGAGGAGCCAGAAGCCCCCAGGTCCTCAGCTTCACCTGCAAGCAACTGGCAGGAGCCCCAGGCCAGGAGTGGGCCCAGAGTCGCTGAGCTTAAAAAGTGTTTTGAAGGTTAAGGACCAAGGATCTGGGAGAGACTCTGGCCCCTTGTTAATAAAGCTTCAAGAGCCCAAAGCTGGATTTTCCTGTTGAGTTTATCTGGGAGCCCTCTTGTGCTCAGGAACCCACACCACTCACCACCTCCCTCCTGTGGCAACCTCAGGCTGGCTCTGAGGTGCAGCTAAAAGCCCCTcccttccaggaagccctcccagcCCCTAGGGCCCTCAAGAACTTAGAATTCCTCTCCCAACAGCCTATGTGCCCTGTAGGAGTCTCCTTCATCTAGGCTAATTCCTACTCCTACCAGCCCACAGGAAGGTCTTATAATATCTCACCACCCactatatagatatatgtgtaaAGTGAGCAGCCTCAGTGTCCCCTGCCCTCAAGGGCACAGTCTTAGAAGCACCTTATTCCCTTCTATTGTTAAGCACTGGATGGGTTTGATTGCCCAGAGAGGGCTCTGCCttcccccaaggtcacacaaccaggAAGGGTAATGGGTAGAGGAAGGGGACCTAGATGGGCAGGCAGCCCCGCACCGTCTCCTTGGAGTCCTGGGGAGCCCGGGCCTCAGCTGCGTGGGAGaactgaaaggaaaggagaggggggGAGTGTCGGGCCTGTGCGGCAGCGGGACAGATAACCGATGGTGCGGCAAGCGAGGAGGTGGGTCCCCAGCCCTGGCACCCCAACTGCAGGCAGAGTCAAGCAGAGGCGGCATGCTTCGCAGAGCCCGCCCGGCAGGTGCCCCGCAGCCCCCCAAGTCCTCCGGAACCATCAGAGGCTGGTATCTCAGTGGCTGTGAGAGAGCAAGTGCCGGGCAGTCCTGAGCAGTGGTGGTGGCTGTGGCCAGCCCCAGCCTTCAGATGAGCCGTTCCTCAGGCGGCAGCTTGAGGTTGGGGGGCGGTGGAGCTCGGGCACCCACCTGCTCCTCGCTGCTGGGCCGGTAGGTGCCCTCCGTTTGCCTCTTCTCCCGTAGCTTCCGCACCAGCACAGCCAGACCCACAGCCAGGAGCAGGGCAGCCAAGAGGGAGAAAACCACAATGATGGCGGTGACGGCCTCCTGTGACTGCGTGGGAGGGGGGATGGGTGTGAGTTACCCCTGAATCTGGACATCCTGTCCACCCCCCCGACCCGGAGAAGCCTCTGGGGATGGTAATCCGCTCTCCCTAACACCTGCTGCCTTGGGTGACTGGGTTCCTTCCCCCAGGGTTCCTGATCCCCATCTATCATACCTGGGCTCCTGGGCTCTTCCACCTGCTGTGTCTGGGGTCCTCCTTCCAAGTGCTGCCACGCCTAAGCTTCTAGCTCCCCCTTCCCCCTGCCTGAGAGGCACAGGGGGCTCCTGACCTTGCCAGGCTGGGTATTCTTGCTCACTCCCTTCCAGGCATTCTTGGTCTCCCCATTTGCCAAGTTGGCCTTCTGATCTCTCCCATAGGGTTCTCCAATGCCTCCCCCCACCAAACCCAATAGTCACCCCTGAAAGTCTAGGCCCTCCCATCTGCTACCTGAGGGACTCTTCAATAAAATCCCTTCTGCCCTCCTCCCCTATACACCATCCTCCCCACTCAACTCACCAGGGCTCCATTGGAACCAGGGCTGGGGCCAGAGGTCGTAGTGGTGGTGTTCACACTTGTAGATGTAGAGGTCGTAGAAAGTGCTGGGGAGTGGTAGAGAAGACAAtgccaagttgctcagtcatgttcaactctttgcgaccccatggactgtatagcctgtcaggctcctgtccaccggatttttcaggcaagaatactagcgaaCCCAGCTCctccatggcaggtggattctttacctgctgagccatctgggaagctccagAGAAGATAAATGAACCCCCATCTATTCCTTCCCATCTGGAAACATCTTCATCATCCTTGGGCATTTCCCCTCACTAGAACTCTGCCCTTCTGAGACTTTCATTCTGTGGGTACCCTCCATGAAGGGGATGGCCTCATTGATTTTGCTTCTCTGGGGACCCCCACCCCTGGTTAGCCCAGCAGCGAGTAATCAACCAACAGCAGTTTGCAGTTTGCACTGAGTTGGGGGCTATTATAATGGATAGTGTCCGGAAACCCAACCCTTACCCCCTACCACCCACCTCCCCGGCCCTCCCTCAGCCCTTAAGGAGCTGGGCGGATCCTGTATTTCCCCGGAGTGTCTGACTCACACACCTCCCCCCAGGCACCCGAAACTAGAATAGAGGGCAGAAAGGCAGGGTCCACACCTTAGGCCAGTCTGCGCTACCTGGGCCTAAAGCCCCAGGCAGGCTTCCTCCTGATTCGCATTTCCCAGAGTTCTCAACCTTACTGAGACTCCGGCCCCCAGGCCTCCTCTCCCAGCAGCTCACAATTCCACCCAACTCAGGAATTCTCCTAGACCAACTCCAACCTTCCAAGGAAGGACACAGAAATTCTAACCCTCCAGCTCTGACTCTGTCGACTCCGTCTCCCAAGGCATCACATGCCCGCTCCTGGGTTCTTGACCTCTCAGTGTTGCAGGGACATAGCTCTTCATAGCCCAGACCCCCAGCGCCCCTGACCGGTACCTACCTTGCCCGCCGACCCGGCCCCAGCAGGCCAGCAGCAGTGGCAGGCCGAGCGCCAGGAGCGGCTCCAGGCTCGGGCTCGCCATGGGCCGGGTGACAGGCTGGTGGCACAGGGAAGGGGCTTGTCGCAGGGGCCGCTCCTACCGCATCTCCGGCCGGGGGTACCTTCGACCCCGCACCTGGGAGCTGAAGGAGAAAGGCCAGGGCGTGGGGGAGGGGGCCGGATCCAGGCACTGGCCTCTGGGAGGGGCGACCCTTGCCGGCCACCCGCGagtcccgccccgccccaccaccAGAGGTCAGAGATTAAAGATTAACTCTGGGCGGCGCGTTCCTGGGctagggaaagaggaagaggagggaaggggggagggggcggcaggCCCAGCCGTACGACCTGCCTCCTTACCTGATCCGGGCGTCTTCGACTTCGCTCTGAGTCTGGATGCCGGTCCTTCGCTCGAACCCTCGGTACGTCGGTCAGTGGCTGGGTCGCACTGTTCCAGCTCCGCCCGCTCACGTGACCCGGAAAGTTTAGTCACTCACCTGGGAGGGCAGCGCACTTCCGGCTTCTGCACCTGAGCCTAGATGAGAGGGAGGGGCCTagagggggcggggccgcgccGCGGACGCACCTGTAACGGGAACCCAATCCTACAATCCGAAGGCATAAAAAGAAGTGTAAGCGCGCAGGTGTAAAAGGGGCCTctcacctgcactgcaggtacACCTGTAGAATTGTCCAGGTGTGGGAACACACAGGGCATGGAAACATCGGTGTGTGAAGCACTCCTGTCTTGGGCAGACCGGGATGGGGAGCCTCTAAGGAAAACACACCTATGTGGCACACACCTGCATGAGAGCTAACGTGTAAAGAAGACATCTGCACGGAAGTGTAAGAACGCCGATGGGACACATCTGCCCTGAAACACATCTATTTGGAGTATAGCTGAATGGAAGCCTGCCTGGGGGAAAAACAGCTGTAGAGAACACACGTGCATGTTAAACACCTGGCTGAGGCACTGTGGCGCGGGGCACATCTGTTTTGGGAATGCATCTGCATGACTCACCTATGAAATGAACAAGACTTGCAGGAGGAATTGCCGTGTAGAAAGACATTAGAAACACCTGCACAAGACACACCTGTACTGAAGTGCGCCTGTAGGGGACCCAGTTATACGAAGAAGCCCCATATGGATTGATATTTAAAGGGAATACACCTGTGGTGGGGGAGGCTGTGTAACGCATTCCTGGGTGGAGGAATCCCTGTTGAGACACATACCTATGAGGTGGAGGAAACAACCTTGCAGGAGGGACAGCTGCATAGAACTGAGCTCACTTGAGAGGGAGACCTGAGCACGCCTGCGTGGGGCACACTAACATAGAAGCACATCTGAGGGGGGCTCGTGTGTACTGAGGTCCACCTGTCAAGGATGCACCTGTGAGAAACCGTTTGTTTGGGACATTTCCGTGCGAAAATACCTGTATCCCCCTGTGCTGTAGGGCACCTGCGAGGGCCATCTGTGAATGAAAACGTCTATGAGGAGACCCTCTATAAGAGGCTTTGTCTGGAACACACCTGTTAGGGCACACCTATCTGGGCATATTGCCAGGGAACCATATTGCCCTCTCGGCTGTATCTTTGGATAAAGGACGATGGTAATAAGCGACCCCATCCTGCAGACTCTAGAGTGAAGTGTTACGGTTAAGGGAAAATTAATCCCTTCCAGGTCATAGCTCAACGATGGGTAAGAATCCCAGGTCTAGTGAAATCTCTGCTTTGCCCCTTCCTGGGCATATGAACTGGGGTGAGCGGCTTAACCTCCTATTTCCTCATCCGTGAAGTGCGAAAGCCAGTCCCACCTACGTTTTAGGGTTTTAGAGAAGACGACGCGAGAGGTGAATAAAAGACCAGGCTTGTGCAACGCAATGAATCAacgttagctattattattattcgcTGTCAAAAGGCCTGGGGGCCCCTCCCCCTAATGGTGAATCGAGAAACTGCGCCCAAAACTAGTGGGAGGGACCTTCGGCAGGTGCACAGAGCGCGACAGACTGGGGGCCCGCCTTCAGTTACGCGGTCCTTATCCCCAACCGTGCCTGGGACTCCTCCCCAGGCAAGTCCGGAGAGAGCAATTTTCTCGGTGTCCGGATCAGGTCGGGGCCCCTTTAAGACTTCCTGGAGAGCCCCGAGCCGCGGGGCCGAAGGCTGCCCTGGGTCAGAGGGGAGGCCCCGCCTAGGTGGGTGGGAGAGGCGGGACGGGCGGGCGCAGCTTTTGCGGCTCTGGCCAATAGGAAACCGACTTTGCAGCCGCCTGGCGCGTTGATCTTCCGTTTCCCAGGCTGAGTGGAACCGAGAAAGGAGGCGCACGGGCGGGATGACAGCACGGCTAGATATTGTGCTTCAGAGGCCGCGTAGGGAATGTAATTGGAACGGGCGTGCTGTTGCAGGCCTAGATGGCGCGGAGTTGGTCCATGAGAACGTCTAGGAAAAAAGAGAACTTTAGTTCCTGATGAAAATTAGTAGAGGCAGGAGGTCAAGTGGAAAGGGATTACGTAACCCAATCCTGGAGATCTCCTTACCTCGCCTCCTTGGGCAGAGGGTAAACTGAGGCACGTAGAAAGGAGCTACGAAACCAGACCTGAGATATTGCTCTCTCCAGCCACTCCATTTCCAGAATGAATGTGGTGCTCCCTAGGTTGTGCTGATACCGGGACATCCCTGACCGCCCCCCACCAGCTCCGccctcagccccctcccccccaaagcGGGTCGGGGGAGGAGAAGCAAGTTCTGGCGCGGGCGGCGACGGCTAGCAGTCACCGCCTCCTACAAGTGCCGGAGCCCGGCAGGCAGCGCAGAGGCTGCGGTGGCAGTGGCCGCGGAGCTGGCCCTGCAGGGCCccggggggggagggggagccgTCAAGCCCCCGCTGAGGCCGCCGCTGCcgggcctcccctcccccccggGCTGGCGCCATGCGGGGGGGCCCGGGCGAGGCCGAGCGGCGTCAGCGCTGGGGTCGCCTCTTCGAAGAGCTGGACAGTAACAAGGATGGTCGCGTGGACATCCGCGAGTTGCGCCAGGGACTGGCCCGGCTGGGCGGGGGCGATCCGGACCGCGGCGCCCAACAGGTACCCCCGCTGGGATACCCCTCCTGATGCGCGGCGCTGGGCCCAGTTGGCGCCTGGTAATCTGAGCCCCTGAATGGAGCGCCAGGAGTCGCCCGTGACAGCCTGTGCTGGACTCCAGGACCCGTGCCTAGCTTGAGCGTCCCTGTCTCTTTGCCAGTGCCCGCCCGTGTCCGGGCCTGACGGGATCGCTCAAGACAGGACCACCGAGGCCCCAGGCCTGCAGTTCAGGCTGCCAaacccagccccctcctccctctgggtGGAGGATGTCTGCCAGGGAATGGGGCCACGTGCGCTTTACTGCCCACTGCCCGGGACACACCCTCCTCTGAACTCTTTGCACAACCCAGAGACATGGCCTGCACCCACCTACGGGAAACatgccctcccttccctcctaccCGGCTCTGGGCACCCACTACTCTCCCAGGCAGCTGCCCCAGACTCTCTGTTTACAttcccttccctgtcctttctAAGACTTGGCTCAATGCCCCAAGTTTTCCCAGCCAAGGACCCAATCCTATCTGAGGCTGCCCTTCGCTGGGGATGCTCCTATCCAAGCAGGAACTTGACCTCAATCCCTCTACATCTGAAGACTCAAATGCCACTGGACTGTCTCCATAGCACCCTGAAACCTCCAATCACCCTCCCACTCTACAGATGGGCAAACAGAGGCCCAGTGGATGCTCAGTGTGGTTGTGTCCTTGTCACCACATTGCCCAGTGCTGTCTCCAGTGAGAGCTCTTGAAACTGCCATGCAGACAAGTTTTTAGAAGAGACAGCTGGAAGGACAGGCTTGCAGAAACAAGAGCCCAAGTCCACCTATCTACTTCCCAGCTctgtaactttgggcaagttacttgacctTGACGAGCCTCATTTTGCTCGCCAAGAAAGTTGGACGACTGCTGTCCACCTCACAGACCTACCATGGCCTTGGGCATCTTGTTGAGGGGAGAGCCGATGGCAGACTGATGGGCCCAGGCTCCTGGGACATAAGCTTGTTATGCCCTACATTGTGGGAGCAGCTTAGAGGAGCTCCCTCTGACCTTTCTCCCTGCCAGGGCATCGCCCCTGAGGGTGGCACTGACCCAGATGGCGGCCTTGACCTGGAGGAGTTTATCCTCTACCTGCAGGAGCGGGAACAGCGCCTTCTACTTCtgttccacagtctggaccgGAATCAAGATGGTAAGGCCCAGGGATGGGGCTGTGGGGCCCTTGGAGACCCCAGTGGGGTTAGAACTGGCAGTGCCAGGAGGAAGCGGGGAGGGCCGCTTCTCCATGATGACTCACAGGCTATTTCGGGAGCTCTCCTCACCCTCAGCTAGGTGGTTCTGGGCCCAGCTGGCCTATCCCACCTCCTTTTCCTAACGGGGTGGGACCCTATTATTTATAAGTCTTATTATTTGTGGCGCAAAGATTCCCCTCCCCGCATTGCTCCTGGATTCCCTGTGAGACAGAGCCACCCCCATCGTATTTTCTGGATGTCCAATGTGGCCTCAACTCCCTGTGGCATGGGGACCCCAATAATTACCCCTGGACTTaatccttcattcattcagcaaatgcaAGTCCCTCTCAATATGAACCAATTCCACCTCTCTGATCCCAGTGGGTCAAGGGCCCCTCCCCACAACCCTGCCACACACCTCACCTTGGGTTTCTGCGTGCCCTGGTCTTGTTAGACATCCCCAGTCCAAGCTATTC
Proteins encoded in this window:
- the CRB3 gene encoding protein crumbs homolog 3, which translates into the protein MASPSLEPLLALGLPLLLACWGRVGGQALSTTSTSTSVNTTTTTSGPSPGSNGALSQEAVTAIIVVFSLLAALLLAVGLAVLVRKLREKRQTEGTYRPSSEEQFSHAAEARAPQDSKETVRGCLPI